CTTGTGAACACCGGAACGAGCCAGGGACAGATAACCGAACTTTCAGTCTGCAGGACCAGGCCAAAAGTAGGTCAGACTCTTGTAGACAGTATACCAAGGTGCCATACCATATGTCATCCCGATTGTGAATGAGCGCTCAAGCAAAAAACGGGCCTAACGCCCGTTCCTGCCGTTCCCACTTGGCTTCCAGCCAGAGGCGGCCATCATCCGGGGGCATCGGAGCGGTCCACCCTTTCACGATATCCAGTTATGAGATTCAGTTCTAGAATATCTCCGACCCCAACTAATGATACTAAAAGCTCGTAGACGTGGTCAAGCCATGTGGCGGCAGGTACCTCCCTGGCCGCCACCAGCTCCACCTGCCGTTCGCTGGCACTGCTGCCAGGCGTCTCCACCCGGACGCGGCCCAGCTGCTGGCCGGCGCGCACGGGCGCACGCAGGGGGATGGCCAGGTCGACCTCCATGGGGGGCGCCTCTGCGGCGGTGCGCGGCAGCACCACGGCGAGGTCGCGCTCGAATGCCACGGGAACCGCGCGCCGCTTGCCCCCCCTCACCGGCAGGTGCACGAGCACCTCCCCGGCCCGCCCCAGCCGGGCCAGCCGGAAGTTGCGGAAGCCCCACTCCAGCAGGGCCGCAGACTCCCGCCACCGGTTGGACGCGTTCAGCACGACCGCGATCAGCTTCTGCTCGTCCCGGGTCACGCTGGAGACCAGGCAGGCCCCGGCCGCCCCGGTGGTGCCGGTCTTCACGCCGTCGGCGCCCTCCAACCACGTGAGCAGCCGGTTGGTGTTGTAGAGCACCACCGTGCGGCCCAGCTCCTCGTAGGTCAGCTCCTTGACGGGCGTGGCCACGATCTCGGCGAACAGCGGGTTCTGCAGCGCCGCCCGGGTGATGACCGCCAGGTCGTAGGCGGTGCTGAGGTGGTCGGGGTGGGTGAGGCCGTGGGGGTTGACGAAGTGCGAGTTCTTCGCCCCGAGCCGCTGGGCGCGCTCGTTCATGAGCACGGCGAAGTCCTCCACCGAACCGGCGATGGCCTCGGCGATGGCCACCGCGGCGTCGTTGCCCGAGCGCAGCAGGAGCCCGTAGACCAGGTCGTGGAGGGAGTGCACCTCCCCCTCCCGCAGGTACATCGAGCTGCCGGGCGTCGTAGCCGCCCGCCTGGAGATCTTCACCTTGGCGTTCAGGTCGCCCCGCTCCAGGGCGATGAGCCCGGTGAGCACCTTGGTGGTGCTGGCCGGGTGGAGCCGCTTGTGGGCGTTGTGCTCCCAGAGCACGTCGCCGGTGGCGGCGTCCATCAGCACGGCGCCGTGCGCCCAGATCTGGGGCGGGGACTCCACCTGCTCCCTGTAGTGCTCGATCAGCGGGACCGGCCTGACCGCCGCCGCCCGGACCGCCGCCGCAGCCGGTTCACCCGCGGCGACCAGCATGAGCAGCGTGATAAAGAAGGAAAGGATCCGATGCACGACGCGCCACCTCCACGGGGTAGTATGGTGCGCCGCGGCGCGGCGGTATCCTTGGCAAGTTATCGGCTGAACTGGGCACAGGCGGGCGATCTGCGAGCGTTCGGCATGCGGCCCGGTTCCCGGCCGGTCCGGCCGGACCTGCGGCCGATCTCGGCGGTGCCCGCTTTGCGAGACGCGAAGAGTCCGGCCGCAACGGGCCGGACTCGCCTTACTCGCTCTTTTCGCTCTTGAAGTTGATCCAGTAGGGACCGCCCTCCAGTCCGTGCTGGACGGGCTCGCCGTTGAGCGTGATCTCCAGGCCGGCCACGAAGCCGATGCGCACCCGGAAGCCGTCGCCCTGGAACGAGAGGGGACCGCTCGCCTTCGCTGAGAACAGTTCCTCGCCGGAGGCGCTGTAGACGGCAAGCCAGGGGAATCCCTGCTTGAAGTCCATATGCAGGTCGATTGGCGATGCGGAGATCGTGATGTCGACCTCGTCGCCGACCGGCTTGCCAACCGTGATCACGGGCTTCGCCGGCTCAGGCGGTGGCTCGGGCTCCGGTTCGGGTTCGGGTTCGGGCTCCACCGCGGGCGGGGGCGATTCCGAGCTGGGCTGCTGCGCCACCGGCTCGCTGGGCGGGGGCTCCGGCCCGGCTGCCTGCTGCGACCAGAGCCAGTAGCCCAGGCCGGCGAGCGGCAGGATGACGATCAGCGAGACGAGGATCCGCCGGGCGATGTAGACGCCGGGCCCTGGGCCGCGCTGCCGCCGCTTCGTCCGGCCCCGGCCGGACCGGCGGGGGGCCTGCACGAAGGCAGGGGGTCTGGGCGCCGGGGCCGTACGCGGCTCGGCGGGACTCGCTGCTGCCACCTCTGCCTCGGCGGTGCGCACCTCGGCCGAAATTGCCCCGTCCTCCTCAGGGGCGGCAGGGCGGTTCTTCCGCTCCTTGTACTCCTGCACGAGGGCCTCGCCGTCCAGGCCGAGGAAGTTGCCGTAGGTTCGCAGGAAACCCTTGACGTAGACCTCCCCGGGGATGAGGACAGTCCGTCCGGATTCGAGGGCCTCAATGTATTTCTTGCGGATTCGGGTCTCCTCTTCGACCTCCTGCAGCGTGATCCCCTTGGCCACGCGCGCCTCGCGCAACCGCCGGCCAATCTCTTCCATATGCTATCAACCTCCCGCTGCTGGGACGACCCCGGGTGGTAATCTATACCTCCAGATGCACCCATCTTCTCCAGCAACGGGCGAAATCCCTTCCACCAAGTCACACGTTTGCGAAAAGGTGCGGGCAGCGTAAATGTGCTGTGTGCGCGCCCTACTCCTCAGGTCGGGCGGGGACGATGATGCCGCCTGCCGCGGCGATGCGCGCCAGGCCCTGCTTGTGGCTCTCCTCGTCGTACGAGTCCACGAGGTTCTCGTCCACCGTGGCCCGCAGGCCGGCCTCG
Above is a genomic segment from Symbiobacterium terraclitae containing:
- a CDS encoding helix-turn-helix domain-containing protein, producing MEEIGRRLREARVAKGITLQEVEEETRIRKKYIEALESGRTVLIPGEVYVKGFLRTYGNFLGLDGEALVQEYKERKNRPAAPEEDGAISAEVRTAEAEVAAASPAEPRTAPAPRPPAFVQAPRRSGRGRTKRRQRGPGPGVYIARRILVSLIVILPLAGLGYWLWSQQAAGPEPPPSEPVAQQPSSESPPPAVEPEPEPEPEPEPPPEPAKPVITVGKPVGDEVDITISASPIDLHMDFKQGFPWLAVYSASGEELFSAKASGPLSFQGDGFRVRIGFVAGLEITLNGEPVQHGLEGGPYWINFKSEKSE
- a CDS encoding D-alanyl-D-alanine carboxypeptidase family protein — translated: MHRILSFFITLLMLVAAGEPAAAAVRAAAVRPVPLIEHYREQVESPPQIWAHGAVLMDAATGDVLWEHNAHKRLHPASTTKVLTGLIALERGDLNAKVKISRRAATTPGSSMYLREGEVHSLHDLVYGLLLRSGNDAAVAIAEAIAGSVEDFAVLMNERAQRLGAKNSHFVNPHGLTHPDHLSTAYDLAVITRAALQNPLFAEIVATPVKELTYEELGRTVVLYNTNRLLTWLEGADGVKTGTTGAAGACLVSSVTRDEQKLIAVVLNASNRWRESAALLEWGFRNFRLARLGRAGEVLVHLPVRGGKRRAVPVAFERDLAVVLPRTAAEAPPMEVDLAIPLRAPVRAGQQLGRVRVETPGSSASERQVELVAAREVPAATWLDHVYELLVSLVGVGDILELNLITGYRERVDRSDAPG